From one Lolium rigidum isolate FL_2022 chromosome 4, APGP_CSIRO_Lrig_0.1, whole genome shotgun sequence genomic stretch:
- the LOC124708366 gene encoding epoxide hydrolase B-like, with product MVQLIEHTQLPIRGLNLHVAQVGTGELGTVVFLHGFPEIWYSWRHQMQAVAAAGYRAIAPDSRGYGLSDQPEDEETPWEDLVADVLGILDALSIPKAFLVGKDFGTIPAYDFALRHPTRTRGVMCLGMPFSPVPFNFDGTMPEGFYPLRWRQPGRAEADFGRYGIRRVVRTIYVLFSGSEVPVAKEGQETMDLADDSTPLPEWFTKEDLDEYASLYEKSGFEYPIRMPYWSIDKMAIQLDAKFEVPVFMVMGENDYAFKLPGFEAAVRGGMMNSFAPDLKVAFVPEGSHFVQEQFPEQVNDLLLGFLKDHP from the exons ATGGTGCAACTGATAGAGCACACCCAGCTCCCCATCCGCGGGCTCAACCTTCACGTTGCTCAAGTAGGAACAG GCGAGCTCGGAACGGTGGTGTTCTTGCACGGCTTCCCCGAGATATGGTACTCGTGGCGGCACCAGATGCaggccgtggccgccgccgggTACCGCGCCATTGCGCCGGACAGCCGCGGCTATGGGCTGTCTGACCAGCCGGAGGACGAGGAGACCCCCTGGGAAGACCTTGTAGCCGACGTACTCGGCATCCTCGACGCCCTCTCCATCCCCAAG GCGTTCTTGGTGGGCAAGGATTTCGGCACCATACCAGCCTACGACTTCGCGCTGCGGCACCCTACTCGCACCCGCGGCGTGATGTGCCTGGGCATGCCCTTCAGCCCCGTTCCCTTCAACTTCGACGGCACCATGCCGGAAGGCTTCTACCCACTCCGGTGGCGCCAGCCCGGAAGGGCGGAGGCCGACTTCGGGCGGTACGGCATCAGGCGTGTGGTGCGCACCATCTACGTGCTCTTCTCCGGCAGCGAGGTCCCGGTTGCGAAAGAAGGGCAGGAGACGATGGACCTCGCCGACGATTCCACGCCTCTGCCGGAGTGGTtcaccaag GAGGACCTCGACGAGTATGCTTCGCTCTACGAGAAGTCCGGCTTCGAGTACCCGATCAGAATGCCGTACTG GTCTATAGATAAGATGGCAATCCAGTTGGATGCCAAGTTCGAGGTGCCGGTGTTCATGGTGATGGGGGAGAATGACTACGCCTTCAAGCTGCCAGGGTTTGAGGCCGCCGTGAGGGGCGGCATGATGAACAGCTTCGCGCCTGACCTGAAGGTCGCCTTCGTCCCGGAGGGGAGCCATTTCGTGCAGGAGCAGTTCCCGGAGCAGGTCAACGACCTCCTCCTCGGCTTCTTGAAGGACCACCCGTGA